The following is a genomic window from Capnocytophaga stomatis.
GACATTTTTTTGATTTTACTTTGATTTTTTACTCAAACCAAATAAATACTTCACTCCGGCAAATATCTGAAGTCCTTGAACAGGATAATACGCCCAACGATTATAACTATTTGATGTTAAATTATTTGCTTTTGCAAAAATCATCCATTTTTTGTTAATTGTATAGTCTGCGTGTAGGTTCAGGTCAAAGTATCCGTCCAATTTTAATTTGCTCGGTAATGTGATTAATGAGGAAACGTAATCCATTTCATATCGGTCTCCCACATAAAATAAATCGACCCCTGCAAAAAGCCCTTCCGTAATTTTCACGTCCGTAAACAAGGAAACTCTTGTTCGAGGCAAGTTCCACGCTTCTTCCTGATTTTTAGCTGAATATCCATTAATCCTTCCTTCCAAATCAAAGAAAAAGACATCGTTGATATTTCCGCCTATTTCTGCCAAAAATCCGAATTCTTTTACCTCATCATACACTAATTTGAACGAATTATTATGCTGATAAGCCAATGTTAATGAAGCTGTTCCCACCTCCGAATTGCTTGTAAATAACGGAAGATTTTCATATTGCTTATAAATTCCCTGCAATTTATAGTACAATCCTGTTGCTAATTCTCCTTTGATAGAAGCAGAAATATCTACATTAACATTTGTAGGATTAATCACCTGTGTTGGAGCCAAATACGGATTAACTTTCGTTAACTTCTCAAATGTATTTTGCTGAAACATCCCGCGAATAGCCCCGTGCAGAATCGTATTTCCTCCCGAAAATTTGTACAATACTTCCACATCAGGAAAGGCTTTGAAATTACTTTCTTGCGTTGGGTTGGCTCCCGCATAGGCTACCGTAGCTCCTAATTTCAACTCCAACTCATTAGTAGTGAAGTGATATGACGGATTTACTCCCATCAATAACCATTTGTTTTTTTGCTCGGCAGTTGTTAAGTATCCTCTTTCAAAAGTGCCTGAGTAATAATCCAAAAGAAGATTCAAGTGAATTTTATGTTCTCCCTTGCTGATAGGCAGTTGAAATGACGGAGCTAACCTGAGATTCATTTCACTGGTATTAAATTTATCAGAAAGACCTCTAAATGAAACATCTACCCCTTCAAAATAAGAATCGGAAAGCTTTGCGTATCCGCCTAATCCGTAATCGATATACACTTGTTTCAAGCTTGATAACTGCTTGAGCTGGTCTTCCGTATACAAATCCTTCTGAACTCCGTAAAAGTTATAAGCACGTCTTCCAAAATCAGCATTAACTCCCCAATTTACGTCCTTATCCAGATAATCATAACGCAAACCTGCCGTAGTTTTTGCATAATTATTGTCCAAAATAACATCTTTTACCTCTCCGTTAGAAGACAAATGATTGAACAAAAAAGCAAAATTACTTTCGTCAGTAACAGGAAAATTGATTGAAGCATCGCCGTACAATGTATTCAAATTACCGAAAGCTCCTCCCACATACGAATCCGGATAATATTCCCTTTTGATAGTTTTTTTCATCGTTGTAGCCTTTCCTTTTTCTGGAACGAAAGTAGATGCCACTGGAACTGAATAAATTGAGTAGGTAATTTGCTTCTTAGTCAAAGCCAAGGAATCTTTTTTGATGTTTGCATCTTCTCTTTTTTTGTAAGCATCTGCAATGGTTGGTGCGTAGGATTTCACCACATCAATCACTTTGGTTGTTAAACTATCTTTTTTATTTTGTGCCGTCGATATTGAAGAAGACACTAAAAGAATGATTAACAATACTTTAAACTGTAATATATTTCTATTCATCTTTGTCATTTTTTGGTTATAAATTACATTTTAACTGAAGAGTTACTTTTTGCTGCTTCGGCTTTTACCATTTCAAGCTCTTTTTTAGCTTCAGTAACCACATCAGGATAATCTTTAAAGTTATTAATCACACTTTCAAGAATATACGTTGCTTGGTACGAATCTTTTAATCCGTAGAAGTTTTTCGCCATTACCACTAAACCTTTGGCTGCAAACTCTTTATAACCTCCGTAGTCTTTTGCCAACTTCTGAATAACTTCATTTGATTGTTTGAATTTTCCGTCCTTGTGCTTGAAGTACGCATCGTAGTACATCGCTTCGGCAGCCAAACTTCCTGTGGCTGTTTTCGCTACTTCCTGATAAGCTTTTCTCGCTTCCAATTCATTTCCTAACTGAATATGCGAACGAGCCAAAACATTGTAAGCATCATTCTTAATTCGTGTATCTATTGTTTTCTCCGTCAGCACTTTATTAGCATATTCGATAGCTTTGTCATATAATTTTTCATTGTAGCAAACTCGCATCAAGTTGGATTGTGCATATACTTTATTTTGAGCGATAGTAGCGGTTTTCTCCAATTCTTCCAAATAAGGTTTGGCTTTCAAATAACTTCCTGCATCAAGCAGAATTTGCGTAAGTTTCGTTAAAGATTGCTCTGTAAACTCGTTAGCTCCGCTTTTGATAACACTTTCGTACAGAGAAACTGCTTTAGATTTCTGATTTGAAGCATAATACAATTGAGCCAAATAAAACTGTGCGTTAGTATGGCGCATTCCGTTAGGAAACTCTTTGATGTATTTCTCGAAACCTTCAATTGCTTCTTTTTCATTCTGTTGGATATACTGACGTTCGGCAGCCTCATAAGTTGCACTTTCCAATTCCAAATCAGAAACCTCCACATAACCAAGTCCTTTCGCCCAAGAAGCGTATTCGCTCACTTTCCCCATATCGATATAAATCAGCTTGGCTGTAGCCACCGCCTGAGCCGATTCGTTCGTTTTTGGATAATCTCTGGCTATGGTTTTGAAAACCTGTAAAGCATTCTGGTTCTGATTTTTATTATAATAAACCAATCCTTCACGCAACATTGCTCGAGGCACAAAATTGTTACCTTTGTATTCTGTTTGAATTTGTTTGTAATATTGTACTCCTTTTGCTGTATTTCCTTCCGAAACGTATGTATTTCCTAATTCAAATAACGCATTAGGACGAAGATTCGAACTTTTATATTTTTTGACGAATTTCTCCAATTCCTCTATTTTTTTAGAAGCTCTATCAACAAATCCGTAGCTTATTGCTTTCTGATAAGCAGCGTAATCCTCATCTGATGTGTTACTTGCAATAAGTTTGTTGTATCTTTCCATTGCAGGCCAATACTTCCCTTCAACGAAATAAGAATCTGCCAAACGCAACAAAGCATCATTTGTCCAAGCATTCGATTTCGGATTTTCTTTCAAATATCTTTCAAAATTTTCAATAGCCGATTTGTAATCTTTCAAGTTGAAATCAGCATATGCCAAGCTGTAATAAATATTTTTATATTCGCTTGTTTTTGAAGAATTTGGCTTATTTAAAAATTGTGTGTAATATTTTTTAGCATTTTGAAAATCTTTCAACAGATATGAAGTCTCTCCCAACCAGTACAAGGCTCTTACTGAGATATTTGCATCTGAACTTTCGGTAGATTTCTGCAAATATTTGAGTGCCTCTTCATATTGAATTTCATTGAATAATTCTAATCCTCGGTAGAAAGACACTTTTCTGTAAACCTCTTGATCTTTAGAGTCTGTTGATTTTTCTAACAAATTAATAGCCGCTTGATAATTTCCTGAAGAAATATAAGAATCAATCAATAACGATTGAATTTCTTCTTTTTTATCATTAGGATATGTCTTTGAATAAGAAAGCAATACGGCTGGAACACTCTCATACGGATTTCCAATTTCGTAACTTAAACGAGCGTAATTCAAATGTGCATCTTTCTTTATTTGAGCATCAAAATTCATCTGATACGCATTACGGAAAGCATTCAAGGCTTGTTGTTTTTGCCCTGTATTCAGATAACATTCAGCCAAATGATAATATGCATTCTGAGCTACTGCGTCATTTCCACTTATAATTTGGTTAAATTGCTCAATGGCATTTGTATAATCTTTATTTTTATAATACGCATATCCCAAGTAGTAAAAGTCTGTATTTGAGAATTTTCCTCTTTTTCCTTTGTACTCTTTCAAATAAGGAATTGCCTGATTGTATTTTTCTAAATTAAAGTAACTTTCGCCTATAATTTTATTAAGTTCCGAAAGCTCCTGTGCGTTTTTATTTTTGTCTTTTTGTTTAAGTCCTTCACGGATAGCTTCTTCAAAATGTCCTTGTTTAAACTTCATATTTGCCTGAAAATATGAAACATTTTTGTCAAGGCTTTCATCTCCTTGTACTTTTTCAAAGTAGCTTTCCGCCTTTTTATAATCGTCTGAGTCATAGGCAATATATCCTAAATAATAATTTGCATCTGCTCCGTATTCTTTGGTGTTTTTCACCAAATTCAAATACTTTTCAGATTCTTTCCGATTGCCAGTGGTAAACAAAGAATATCCCTTCTGGAAGTAGAACTTGGTTCTTTCCTCCCTACTTACACTTGCATCATTCACCTGCTTGTACCAAACCAAAGCCTCTTTATAATTTCCTTTTTGAAAATAATAATCAGCCATTCGCATAAAAGCTCCCGTACTTAATGGAGATTCAGGATGTTGTTCAATAAACTTTTTCATCAGAACATCTGCCCCCGTTTCACCTAAAATAGCTGCAATTGAAGCAACATAATACTGAGATTTTATTCGTTTTTCTTCATCAAGTGATGCGGTCTGCTCCGTTCTGAACAAATGCTGTGCAGGTTTGTACATTTTCCGATTGTACAAAGACATTGCCTTCTCAAAATTGGCTGAAGAATTTGTGTGGATTTCTGTTTCTTGCCCAAGCAAAATCTGAGTAAAGAACAAGAAAAAAGAAATTGAAAAAATTGTTTGTTTCATAAAGAAATGTTTTTAACGCCCAAATTTATGGATTTTTGTTTTGTAAACCAATTTTTTACATCTGTATTTGGAAATAGACGAAAGGCTTCTTCAAGAATTATCCCACAACAAAACCCTAATTATCATCTACTTATAGAATAATTTCTCGAGAAGTTAAAAAAACGCTAAATATTTTATTTTCATCATCGTAGAAAAATAAAAGAGGTCGCCCTTGTGGTGACCTCTTTTATTTTCATCTAAATTTCTTTATCTGATAAAATTATTTTACCAAGTTGATTTCAACACGACGGTTCAAAGCTCTTCCTTTTGCATTTTTGTTACTTGCAATTGGTTTCTCAACTCCATATCCTTTTGCAGATAAACGAGTGTCAGAAACACCTCTTTGAACTAAGTAAAGTCTTACTGAATCAGCTCTTTCTTGTGAAAGTGTAAGGTTTTTAGCTTTGTTTCCTGTGCTGTCAGTGTGTCCTTCGATAGTAAATCTAGAGTTAGGATACTGATTTAACACACTAACGATTTGCTCCAATACTGCAGCTGATTGAGGTTTGATTGTAGCTTTACCTGTATCGAACAAGATAGTTTTAGCGTACTCATTCAAAGTTTTTTGAACTTCCTCAGTAACTTCAGGACAACCTTTGTTAGAAGCTGGACCAGCTACTTCAGGACACTCATCATCTTTGTCAAGAACACCATCTTTGTCTGTATCTGGCCAAGGGCATCCTGCATTTTCTTTTGGACCAGCTACTTCAGGACATTTGTCATCTTTATCAGCAACACCGTCTCCGTCTGTATCAGGACATCCGTTAAGTTCTTTTGGACCGGCTACTTCAGGACAAGCATCATCTTTGTCAGCGATTCCGTCTCCGTCTGTGTCAGGACATCCGTTGAATTCTTTCAAACCTGCTTCTTCAGGACAAGCATCGTTTTTATCAGCGATTCCGTCTCCGTCTGTATCAGGACATCCGTTGAATTCTTTTAAACCAGCAACTTCTGGGCACTCATCGTCTTTATCGAAAACTCCATCTCCGTCAGTGTCTTTGCCACCAAATTTGATAGCTACACCTACTGAGTGTTGGAAGAAATCGTGGTTTTTCTGATCTTTTTGGAAAGCAGAATTAAACGCAGTTTGTAAGTTCAAACCGATATTTTCTGTAAACCAGAAGTTTAATCCTCCACCTCCTAAGGCTCTGAATTTTCCTTCATCTTCGATAGCTGCATATCCTCCACCTAATTGTAGGTACGGATCAAACCATCTTGCACCTGTCCAAAGAGAATTTAAGTGATATTTAGCTCTTAAATCAACTCCCCAGAAAGATTGGTCTACTTTTGCTACACCATCAGTGTACCCATAGCCTTTTTCAATTTTGTTTAAAGACCCTGAAAGTTCAGCAGAGAAACCGCTTCCGATATATCTACCTACAGAAAGGCGAGAAACAGCCGGAAGAATGTTAAGGTCGCTAGGTCCTGCCCAGTCTTTCATAAGTTCACCAAACCCCTCGCTTGGTGTACGGACGTCAACAGAGTTAACTCCAAATCCTATCTTCCAAGGATTATTTGCATCCTGTGCATAAGCTCCAACTGTAAGAGCTGAAGCCAAAGCAATAAAAGTTACTTTGATTTTCTTCATACTTAAAAATGAATTTTGATTACTACTTTATTTTTGGGACAAATATAAATATTATTTTGATATATTTACAAAATCCCCTTCTTTTTTTTTACTTTTTTAACTTCACTTAATAACTCCCAACTCCTTACCCACTTCGGTAAACGCTCGTATTGCCTTGTCTAAGTGCTCTTTAGAGTGTGCAGCCGACAATTGAACACGAATGCGAGCTTTCCCCTTAGGAACAACAGGATAGAAGAAACCTATAACGTAAATTCCCTTTTCAAGGAGCTTATCTGCCATTATTTGCGACACTTTAGCATCATAAAGCATTACCGGAACAATTGCACTATCACCCTCAATAATATCAAAACCAGCTGCTTTCATTCCTTTTTTGAAATACTCAGCATTCCATTCTAATTTATCACGAAGCGAAGTATCTTTCGATATCAAGTCAAAAACCTTTATAGAAGCCCCAACAATAGCAGGAGCTAACGAGTTTGAGAACAAATACGGACGTGAACGCTGACGCAACATTTCAATAATTTCTTTTTTACCTGTTGTATAGCCTCCCATCGCACCTCCAAGAGCTTTTCCTAAAGTACCTGTAACGATATCAACACGCCCCATTACTTTTTTAGCTTCGAGCGTTCCTTTTCCTGTGGCACCGATAAAACCTGCTGCGTGGCACTCATCTACCATTACCATAGCATCATATTTTTCAGCTAAATCACAGATTTTATCAAGCGGAGCGACTAATCCGTCCATTGAAAAAACACCATCCGTGACAATTATTTTAAAACGAGCTCCCGCAGCATCAGCTTCTTTTAGTTTCTCTTCCAAATCTACCATATTGCTGTTTTCATAACGAAAACGCTTTGCTTTACAGAGTCGGACTCCATCAATGATAGAAGCGTGATTCAATGAATCAGAGATAATTGCATCTTCATCAGTAAAAAGCGGTTCAAAAACCCCTCCGTTTGCATCAAAAGCCGCCGCGTACAGTATTGTATCTTCAGTACCATAAAAGTCAGCGATTTTTTTCTCTAATTCCTTATGAATATCCTGCGTTCCGCAAATGAAACGAACCGATGACATTCCAAAACCGTGTGTATCAAGCGTATCTTTTGCCGCCTGAATTACCTCAGGATGAGCAGAAAGCCCCAAATAGTTATTCGCACAGAAATTTATCACCTCCTCACCGGAAGAAATCTTGATTTCAGCTCCCTGTTTCGAGGTTATGATTCTTTCTTTTTTGTAAAGTCCTGCTTCTTTAATAGCTTCTAATTCAGCTTGTAAATGTTGTTTTATTTTTCCATACATAACGCCAAATTTAATTTTGATTGTTTTTGAAAGCACAAATGTAGCTAATTTCTGACAGAACTTCAAAAAAATATGCACTTTTATTCTTAATTCTTCTGTAAAAACCAAGATATTTCTTCGCTTCTTGATTATCTTTCACGTTTCAAAAGCTCTTTAAAAATTTCAAACAAGACACAAATTTTATCTTTTCAGCTATTATTCTTACCTTTGAGGCTTGATTTAAGTGAAGAACCGAGCAGAATTTTATGACATTTAACAATATATTAGGATACGATTCTATAAAAAAGTACTTGAAAGACAGCGTGGAAGCTGAACGAATTCCGCACGCACAGCTTTTCGTAGGGAATGAAGGATGCGGAACTTTGCCAATGGCTATTGCGTACGCAGCTCACATTTTATGTAAAGACAATGACTCTTGCCTGTTGAAATGCAACAATTTATCTCATCCTGATTTGCATTTCGTTTTTCCAACGGCAATCACCACAAAAGTAAAAAAAGACCCAATTAGCTCGCTTTTTTTGGACGAATGGCGAAAATTTGTGAAAGAACAACCTTACGGAAGCCTTTTCGACTGGTATTTACAACTCGGAATTGAAAATAAACAAGGAAATATCGGAGTAAACGAAGCCAAAGATATTACTTCAAAATTATCATTGAAAGCTTTCGAAGGCGGATACAAGGTAATGATTATCTGGATGGCAGAAAAAATGAATACTGAATCTGCCAACAAATTACTAAAATTATTGGAAGAACCGCCTCAACAAACCATCTTCCTGTTAGTAACTGAAGACGAGGCTTCTATCTTGGATACTATTCGTTCACGTTGCCAAATTTTACGATTTCCGCCTTTGAGCGAAAACGCTATAAAACAAGGACTTATCCAAAAAGGAATTTCCGAAGGAGAAGCAACCAAATTAGCCGTTCGGGCTCAAGGAAATTTCAACAAAGCCTTGCGTTTTTTCGAAGAAACGGACGAAGAAAATATTTTTGAAAAATGGTTTATCACTTGGGTGCGTTCCGCTTACAGAGCCAAAGGAAACAAATCTTCCATTCACGGATTATTGCAATGGAGCGAAGAAATTGCAGCCACAGGACGTGAAAAACAAAAGCAATTTTTGATGTATTGCATTGAAGTTTTCCGTCAAGCATTGTTACTGAACTATAATTCAGGAAGTTTGGTGTATTCAGAATTTAATGACCCTACGTTTGACCTGAAGAAATTCGCTCCGTTTGTTCACGGAAATAACATACAACAAATACACGAACAGCTGGAAGAAGCTCTCTTTCACGTTGAACGCAACGGAAATGCAAAAATTATTTTCACCGATTTATCAATAAAATTAACACGATTGTTACACACAAAATAATTTGATTTTTATGGATTTTGCCTTGCTTTTCGTATTTCTTTTTCTGATTATAACATTTGGATATAGTGCTTTTGAAAAAATCATAAACTTCAAAGAATCAGTAATTTATTACAAAAATTATCTTTCAGAAACTTTTTTAGAGAAATACATTACCTTGATTCTATTTTTTGTCATTGTAGCCGAAGTAATTTCTACAATTTTATTTTTAATCGGGATATTTGAAGTGTTTAGTTTAAAATCAGTCTATTACGGATTTTACGGACTTGTTATTACCTCCTCTACTCTGCTTTGTTTTCTGTTTGGGCAACGTTTAGCAAAAGATTACGAAGGAGCCAGAGGAATAGCTATTTATTTCATTATCTGCCTAATAGGATTTTTAATTTGCTAAAAACTATTTACTGATTTGGCGTCTGCTTGCAATTCTTGAAGAATCGTGTTTCTAACATCTTCTTTTAGTGCATTTTTATCGTTAAAGGTGAGCCCTTTTGTAGGAACAAATGAATGTACTTTTACACGCATCTTCCCCGGACTTCCGGCAAAAAAGCGGAAGGGATAAAGCCTTTTGTTATCAAAAAACGTCATCGGAACAATAGGAATCTGAAAATCAATAGCCAAGCTAAAAGCTCCGTCTTTGAATTTGTCCAACATTACAGATTCATCCGGCACACCTCCTTCAGGGAAAATACAGATACTCAGCCCTGAATTAAGTCGTTTTTTAGCAGAAGCATACACTTGTTTCCTGCTTTCCGCACTTGACCTATCCACCAAAATAGCAAATCTCTTGTAAAAATAGCCAAAAACGGGAGTTCGGGCGAGTTCCTTCTTCCCCACAAAAACAAATGGATTTTTGCTACAAACGTACATCAGCATTACGTCCGTTACGCTGGTATGATTTGCAACTAACACATAACTTCCATTCTCATCAATCGATTGGTTTTTAGATATTTCAGGATAGAAACCCATCCCATAAAGAATTGGTTTTGCCCAAAGATTTCGAGCCACCCAATAAAATTGCGGATACCATTTTTCTCGCAATGTAAAAACGAATAAAACGGGAGCCAATAGTAGTATAATAGTGGTTACCAGCACGTAAAACCATATTTTCCAAATGAACCAAAAGGCATATTTCAGAAAAGTCATTCCTTAATTAAAAATTTTGAGGGCACAAATATACAAATTTGCTGGAATGATGTTTTCGTTTTTACTGAAAAGCATTATTTAACGATTGTATTTCT
Proteins encoded in this region:
- a CDS encoding DNA polymerase III subunit, with the protein product MTFNNILGYDSIKKYLKDSVEAERIPHAQLFVGNEGCGTLPMAIAYAAHILCKDNDSCLLKCNNLSHPDLHFVFPTAITTKVKKDPISSLFLDEWRKFVKEQPYGSLFDWYLQLGIENKQGNIGVNEAKDITSKLSLKAFEGGYKVMIIWMAEKMNTESANKLLKLLEEPPQQTIFLLVTEDEASILDTIRSRCQILRFPPLSENAIKQGLIQKGISEGEATKLAVRAQGNFNKALRFFEETDEENIFEKWFITWVRSAYRAKGNKSSIHGLLQWSEEIAATGREKQKQFLMYCIEVFRQALLLNYNSGSLVYSEFNDPTFDLKKFAPFVHGNNIQQIHEQLEEALFHVERNGNAKIIFTDLSIKLTRLLHTK
- a CDS encoding OmpA family protein; amino-acid sequence: MKKIKVTFIALASALTVGAYAQDANNPWKIGFGVNSVDVRTPSEGFGELMKDWAGPSDLNILPAVSRLSVGRYIGSGFSAELSGSLNKIEKGYGYTDGVAKVDQSFWGVDLRAKYHLNSLWTGARWFDPYLQLGGGYAAIEDEGKFRALGGGGLNFWFTENIGLNLQTAFNSAFQKDQKNHDFFQHSVGVAIKFGGKDTDGDGVFDKDDECPEVAGLKEFNGCPDTDGDGIADKNDACPEEAGLKEFNGCPDTDGDGIADKDDACPEVAGPKELNGCPDTDGDGVADKDDKCPEVAGPKENAGCPWPDTDKDGVLDKDDECPEVAGPASNKGCPEVTEEVQKTLNEYAKTILFDTGKATIKPQSAAVLEQIVSVLNQYPNSRFTIEGHTDSTGNKAKNLTLSQERADSVRLYLVQRGVSDTRLSAKGYGVEKPIASNKNAKGRALNRRVEINLVK
- the kbl gene encoding glycine C-acetyltransferase — encoded protein: MYGKIKQHLQAELEAIKEAGLYKKERIITSKQGAEIKISSGEEVINFCANNYLGLSAHPEVIQAAKDTLDTHGFGMSSVRFICGTQDIHKELEKKIADFYGTEDTILYAAAFDANGGVFEPLFTDEDAIISDSLNHASIIDGVRLCKAKRFRYENSNMVDLEEKLKEADAAGARFKIIVTDGVFSMDGLVAPLDKICDLAEKYDAMVMVDECHAAGFIGATGKGTLEAKKVMGRVDIVTGTLGKALGGAMGGYTTGKKEIIEMLRQRSRPYLFSNSLAPAIVGASIKVFDLISKDTSLRDKLEWNAEYFKKGMKAAGFDIIEGDSAIVPVMLYDAKVSQIMADKLLEKGIYVIGFFYPVVPKGKARIRVQLSAAHSKEHLDKAIRAFTEVGKELGVIK
- a CDS encoding tetratricopeptide repeat protein, whose amino-acid sequence is MKQTIFSISFFLFFTQILLGQETEIHTNSSANFEKAMSLYNRKMYKPAQHLFRTEQTASLDEEKRIKSQYYVASIAAILGETGADVLMKKFIEQHPESPLSTGAFMRMADYYFQKGNYKEALVWYKQVNDASVSREERTKFYFQKGYSLFTTGNRKESEKYLNLVKNTKEYGADANYYLGYIAYDSDDYKKAESYFEKVQGDESLDKNVSYFQANMKFKQGHFEEAIREGLKQKDKNKNAQELSELNKIIGESYFNLEKYNQAIPYLKEYKGKRGKFSNTDFYYLGYAYYKNKDYTNAIEQFNQIISGNDAVAQNAYYHLAECYLNTGQKQQALNAFRNAYQMNFDAQIKKDAHLNYARLSYEIGNPYESVPAVLLSYSKTYPNDKKEEIQSLLIDSYISSGNYQAAINLLEKSTDSKDQEVYRKVSFYRGLELFNEIQYEEALKYLQKSTESSDANISVRALYWLGETSYLLKDFQNAKKYYTQFLNKPNSSKTSEYKNIYYSLAYADFNLKDYKSAIENFERYLKENPKSNAWTNDALLRLADSYFVEGKYWPAMERYNKLIASNTSDEDYAAYQKAISYGFVDRASKKIEELEKFVKKYKSSNLRPNALFELGNTYVSEGNTAKGVQYYKQIQTEYKGNNFVPRAMLREGLVYYNKNQNQNALQVFKTIARDYPKTNESAQAVATAKLIYIDMGKVSEYASWAKGLGYVEVSDLELESATYEAAERQYIQQNEKEAIEGFEKYIKEFPNGMRHTNAQFYLAQLYYASNQKSKAVSLYESVIKSGANEFTEQSLTKLTQILLDAGSYLKAKPYLEELEKTATIAQNKVYAQSNLMRVCYNEKLYDKAIEYANKVLTEKTIDTRIKNDAYNVLARSHIQLGNELEARKAYQEVAKTATGSLAAEAMYYDAYFKHKDGKFKQSNEVIQKLAKDYGGYKEFAAKGLVVMAKNFYGLKDSYQATYILESVINNFKDYPDVVTEAKKELEMVKAEAAKSNSSVKM
- a CDS encoding lysophospholipid acyltransferase family protein, which produces MTFLKYAFWFIWKIWFYVLVTTIILLLAPVLFVFTLREKWYPQFYWVARNLWAKPILYGMGFYPEISKNQSIDENGSYVLVANHTSVTDVMLMYVCSKNPFVFVGKKELARTPVFGYFYKRFAILVDRSSAESRKQVYASAKKRLNSGLSICIFPEGGVPDESVMLDKFKDGAFSLAIDFQIPIVPMTFFDNKRLYPFRFFAGSPGKMRVKVHSFVPTKGLTFNDKNALKEDVRNTILQELQADAKSVNSF
- a CDS encoding TonB-dependent receptor → MNRNILQFKVLLIILLVSSSISTAQNKKDSLTTKVIDVVKSYAPTIADAYKKREDANIKKDSLALTKKQITYSIYSVPVASTFVPEKGKATTMKKTIKREYYPDSYVGGAFGNLNTLYGDASINFPVTDESNFAFLFNHLSSNGEVKDVILDNNYAKTTAGLRYDYLDKDVNWGVNADFGRRAYNFYGVQKDLYTEDQLKQLSSLKQVYIDYGLGGYAKLSDSYFEGVDVSFRGLSDKFNTSEMNLRLAPSFQLPISKGEHKIHLNLLLDYYSGTFERGYLTTAEQKNKWLLMGVNPSYHFTTNELELKLGATVAYAGANPTQESNFKAFPDVEVLYKFSGGNTILHGAIRGMFQQNTFEKLTKVNPYLAPTQVINPTNVNVDISASIKGELATGLYYKLQGIYKQYENLPLFTSNSEVGTASLTLAYQHNNSFKLVYDEVKEFGFLAEIGGNINDVFFFDLEGRINGYSAKNQEEAWNLPRTRVSLFTDVKITEGLFAGVDLFYVGDRYEMDYVSSLITLPSKLKLDGYFDLNLHADYTINKKWMIFAKANNLTSNSYNRWAYYPVQGLQIFAGVKYLFGLSKKSK